The proteins below come from a single Burkholderia sp. FERM BP-3421 genomic window:
- a CDS encoding P-II family nitrogen regulator → MKRITAIIKPFKLDEVREALAEVGLTGLTVTEVKGFGRQKGHTELYRGAEYVVDFLPKMKIEVVVAASQVDQVIDAVIGAARTGKIGDGKIFVSDVERVIRIRTGEENEAAV, encoded by the coding sequence ATGAAACGCATCACCGCCATCATCAAGCCGTTCAAGCTCGACGAAGTTCGCGAGGCGCTCGCCGAGGTCGGCCTGACCGGGCTCACGGTCACCGAGGTCAAGGGTTTCGGCCGGCAGAAGGGGCATACCGAACTGTATCGCGGCGCGGAGTATGTGGTCGACTTCCTGCCCAAGATGAAGATCGAGGTGGTGGTCGCCGCGAGCCAGGTCGACCAGGTGATCGACGCGGTGATCGGCGCCGCGCGCACCGGCAAGATCGGCGACGGCAAGATCTTCGTGTCGGACGTCGAACGCGTGATCCGGATCCGCACCGGCGAGGAGAACGAGGCGGCGGTCTGA
- a CDS encoding NAD+ synthase, which translates to MKTRIALAQLNVTVGDFAGNVARLVAAAHAAHQDGAHLLITPELALSGYPPEDLLLRPAFYAASAAALAELAAQLKPLDGLAVLVGHPLRAPSADGNANRPIERGAAPADTYNAASLIVGGEIVGTYRKQDLPNAEVFDEKRYFATDAEPFVFDLHGTRYGVVICEDVWHASAAQIAKAAGAQVLLVPNGSPYHLNKEAVRVDILRARIRETGLPVVYVNLVGGQDELVFDGGSFVLDGAGELVARMQQFAESHAIVEFDGARPLPGAIEPTLTVEAQVYRALVLGVRDYIGKNGFPGALIGLSGGVDSALVLAIACDALGAERVRAVMMPSRYTADISTTDAAEMARRVGVRYDEIAIAPMFDAFRGALASEFAGRAEDATEENIQARIRGTLLMALSNKFGSIVLTTGNKSEMAVGYCTLYGDMAGGFAVIKDIAKTLVYRLCHYRNGAAEYDSRDIIPERILTRAPSAELRENQTDQDSLPPYEVLDAIMRMYMEEDRPLSEIVAAGYAQADVTRVTRLIKINEYKRRQAPIGIRVTHRAFGRDWRYPITSRFAERID; encoded by the coding sequence ATGAAGACTCGTATCGCTCTTGCCCAACTCAACGTCACCGTCGGCGATTTCGCCGGCAACGTCGCGCGGCTGGTGGCCGCCGCGCACGCCGCGCACCAGGATGGCGCACACCTCCTGATCACGCCGGAACTCGCGCTGTCGGGCTATCCGCCCGAGGATCTGCTGCTGCGTCCGGCGTTCTACGCGGCCTCGGCCGCCGCGCTCGCGGAGCTGGCCGCGCAGCTGAAGCCGCTCGACGGCCTCGCGGTGCTGGTCGGCCATCCGCTGCGCGCGCCCAGCGCCGATGGTAATGCAAACCGCCCGATCGAGCGCGGCGCGGCGCCCGCCGACACCTACAACGCGGCGTCGCTGATCGTCGGCGGCGAGATCGTCGGCACCTACCGGAAGCAGGACCTGCCGAACGCCGAGGTGTTCGACGAGAAGCGCTATTTCGCGACCGATGCCGAGCCGTTCGTGTTCGACCTGCATGGCACGCGCTACGGCGTGGTGATCTGCGAGGACGTCTGGCATGCGTCGGCCGCGCAGATCGCGAAGGCGGCGGGCGCGCAGGTGCTGCTCGTGCCGAACGGCTCGCCGTACCACCTGAACAAGGAGGCGGTGCGCGTCGACATCCTGCGCGCGCGGATCCGCGAGACCGGGCTGCCCGTCGTGTACGTGAACCTCGTCGGCGGCCAGGACGAACTGGTGTTCGACGGCGGCTCGTTCGTGCTCGACGGCGCGGGCGAACTGGTCGCGCGGATGCAGCAGTTCGCCGAGAGCCACGCGATCGTCGAGTTCGACGGCGCGCGGCCGCTGCCGGGCGCGATCGAGCCGACGCTGACGGTCGAGGCGCAGGTGTATCGCGCGCTGGTGCTCGGCGTGCGCGACTACATCGGCAAGAACGGTTTTCCGGGCGCGCTGATCGGCCTGTCGGGCGGCGTCGATTCGGCGCTGGTGCTCGCGATCGCGTGCGACGCGCTGGGCGCGGAGCGCGTGCGCGCGGTAATGATGCCGTCGCGCTATACCGCGGACATCTCGACGACCGACGCGGCCGAGATGGCGCGCCGGGTCGGCGTGCGCTACGACGAGATCGCGATCGCGCCGATGTTCGACGCGTTCCGCGGCGCGCTCGCGAGCGAGTTCGCGGGGCGCGCGGAGGACGCGACCGAGGAGAACATCCAGGCGCGCATCCGCGGCACGCTGCTGATGGCGCTGTCGAACAAGTTCGGCTCGATCGTGCTGACGACGGGCAACAAGAGCGAGATGGCGGTCGGCTACTGCACGCTGTACGGCGACATGGCGGGCGGCTTCGCGGTCATCAAGGACATCGCGAAGACGCTGGTCTACCGGCTGTGCCACTACCGCAACGGGGCGGCCGAGTACGACTCGCGCGACATCATCCCCGAGCGGATCCTGACGCGCGCGCCGTCGGCGGAACTGCGCGAGAACCAGACCGACCAGGACAGCCTGCCGCCGTACGAGGTGCTCGACGCGATCATGCGGATGTACATGGAGGAGGACCGGCCGCTTTCGGAGATCGTCGCGGCGGGTTATGCGCAGGCGGATGTGACGCGTGTCACGCGGCTCATCAAGATCAACGAATACAAGCGCCGTCAGGCGCCGATCGGGATCCGCGTCACGCATCGCGCGTTCGGGCGCGACTGGCGCTACCCGATCACGTCGCGGTTCGCGGAGCGGATCGACTGA
- a CDS encoding GNAT family N-acetyltransferase: MKHERIDYRTGILSSPLDADPAEWDALLAASGRPTPFLRHAFLSALHGAHCAVDDTGWTPRYVVLTDPRTGRLAAAAPAYLKSHSYGEYVFDWAWADAYQRNGVPYYPKLLCAVPFTPVQGARLLAVDDDARRQLAATLVALAGQSEVSSLHVLFPTEAEAELLAGLGMMLREGVQFHWLNQGYRDFDAFLATLEQKKRKNIRAERRKVADAGITFRRVRGEDASDADWRFFSRCYQRTYREHYSTPYLNLEFFRTLGATMPDNLLLVIAEHAGKPIASALAVYQRGPDGGGTLYGRYWGALEDVPCLHFETAYYQLLDFCIEERLDAFEGGAQGEHKLARGFLPTVTRSAHWLAHPAFADAVGRFLERETGHIHAYVDELREHNPFKDGAG; this comes from the coding sequence TTGAAACACGAACGCATCGATTATCGCACGGGCATTCTGTCCTCTCCGCTCGACGCGGACCCGGCCGAATGGGACGCCCTCCTCGCCGCCTCCGGGCGGCCGACGCCGTTCCTGCGCCACGCCTTCCTGAGCGCGCTGCACGGCGCGCACTGCGCGGTCGACGACACCGGCTGGACGCCGCGCTACGTGGTGCTCACCGACCCGCGCACGGGCCGCCTCGCGGCCGCCGCGCCGGCCTACCTGAAGAGCCACTCGTACGGCGAATACGTGTTCGACTGGGCCTGGGCCGACGCCTACCAGCGCAACGGCGTGCCCTACTATCCGAAGCTGCTGTGCGCGGTGCCGTTCACGCCGGTCCAGGGCGCGCGCCTCCTCGCCGTCGACGACGATGCGCGCCGCCAGCTGGCCGCGACGCTCGTCGCGCTCGCCGGGCAGAGCGAGGTGTCGTCGCTGCATGTGTTGTTCCCGACCGAGGCCGAGGCCGAGCTGCTCGCCGGGCTCGGGATGATGCTGCGCGAGGGCGTGCAGTTCCATTGGCTCAACCAGGGCTATCGCGACTTCGACGCGTTTCTCGCGACGCTCGAACAGAAGAAGCGCAAGAACATCCGCGCGGAACGCCGCAAGGTCGCGGACGCCGGCATCACGTTCCGCCGCGTGCGCGGCGAGGACGCGAGCGATGCCGACTGGCGCTTTTTCTCGCGCTGCTACCAGCGCACTTACCGCGAGCACTATTCGACGCCCTACCTGAACCTCGAATTCTTCCGCACCCTCGGCGCGACGATGCCGGACAACCTGCTGCTCGTGATCGCGGAGCATGCGGGCAAGCCGATCGCGAGCGCGCTCGCCGTCTACCAGCGCGGCCCGGACGGCGGCGGCACGCTGTACGGCCGCTACTGGGGCGCGCTCGAGGACGTGCCTTGCCTGCACTTCGAGACCGCGTATTACCAACTGCTCGATTTCTGCATCGAGGAGCGGCTCGACGCCTTCGAGGGCGGCGCGCAGGGCGAGCACAAGCTCGCGCGCGGCTTCCTGCCGACCGTCACGCGCTCCGCGCACTGGCTCGCGCATCCGGCGTTCGCGGATGCGGTCGGGCGCTTCCTCGAACGCGAGACCGGCCACATCCACGCGTATGTCGACGAACTGCGAGAACACAATCCGTTCAAGGACGGCGCGGGCTGA
- a CDS encoding GIY-YIG nuclease family protein, which yields MSWHLYLIECADGSVYTGITTDVAARFEQHANGTGARYTRARKPLAVLASFPLPDRSSASRAEYWVKRLTPVQKRELAAGVRTLESVLPVAAAVPVEVKAEAGEAAADDAEVAATPPARAKRSRRAGENAAAAGSKTAVKRETRRKVQAKTSGSVDVGVEAKVKTKAKAGAGAGAKVKAGAGAGAGAGAGAGAGAGAKAKAKAGVKTEAKAQIKTQAKPPGPKRGPAKEAVLASAPPRRARKTKPRGLQGDSRGS from the coding sequence ATGTCCTGGCATCTCTACCTGATCGAATGCGCCGACGGCAGCGTGTACACCGGCATCACCACCGATGTCGCGGCGCGCTTCGAGCAGCATGCGAACGGCACGGGCGCGCGTTACACGCGCGCGCGCAAGCCGCTCGCCGTGCTCGCGTCGTTTCCGCTGCCCGACCGCTCGAGCGCCTCGCGCGCCGAATACTGGGTGAAACGGCTCACGCCCGTGCAAAAGCGCGAGCTGGCGGCCGGCGTGCGCACGCTCGAATCGGTGCTACCGGTCGCGGCGGCGGTGCCGGTCGAGGTGAAAGCGGAGGCCGGCGAGGCAGCCGCCGATGACGCGGAAGTCGCCGCCACGCCGCCCGCCCGGGCCAAACGAAGCAGACGCGCCGGGGAGAACGCCGCCGCGGCCGGGAGCAAAACCGCAGTCAAACGCGAAACCCGGCGCAAAGTCCAGGCCAAAACCAGCGGGAGCGTCGACGTCGGTGTCGAAGCCAAGGTCAAGACGAAAGCCAAAGCCGGAGCCGGAGCCGGAGCAAAAGTAAAAGCGGGTGCGGGTGCGGGTGCGGGTGCGGGTGCGGGTGCGGGTGCGGGTGCGGGTGCCAAGGCTAAAGCCAAAGCCGGCGTCAAAACCGAAGCCAAGGCCCAAATCAAAACCCAGGCCAAGCCCCCCGGCCCCAAGCGCGGCCCGGCCAAAGAAGCCGTCCTTGCCTCCGCGCCGCCGCGGCGCGCGCGCAAAACAAAACCGCGCGGCCTCCAGGGAGACTCGCGCGGTTCGTGA
- the ppa gene encoding inorganic diphosphatase, which translates to MSFSNVPAGKDLPQDFNVIIEIPAQSEPVKYEADKELGLLVVDRFIGTGMRYPVNYGFIPQTLSGDGDPVDVLVITPFPLLAGSVVRARALGMLQMTDESGVDAKLVAVPHDKVCPMTANLKSMDDVPGYLKDQIKHFFEQYKALEKGKWVKVEGWAGIDAAHKEITDGVANFKK; encoded by the coding sequence ATGAGCTTTAGCAACGTTCCGGCCGGCAAGGACCTGCCGCAAGACTTCAACGTCATCATCGAAATTCCGGCGCAGAGCGAGCCGGTGAAGTATGAGGCCGACAAGGAACTGGGCCTGCTCGTGGTCGATCGCTTCATCGGCACGGGCATGCGTTACCCGGTCAACTACGGCTTCATTCCGCAGACGCTGTCGGGCGACGGCGATCCCGTCGACGTGCTCGTGATCACGCCGTTCCCGCTGCTGGCCGGCTCGGTCGTGCGCGCGCGCGCGCTCGGCATGCTGCAGATGACCGACGAGTCGGGCGTCGACGCGAAGCTGGTCGCGGTGCCGCACGACAAGGTCTGCCCGATGACGGCGAACCTGAAGTCGATGGACGACGTGCCGGGCTACCTGAAGGATCAGATCAAGCACTTCTTCGAACAGTACAAGGCGCTCGAGAAGGGCAAGTGGGTGAAGGTCGAGGGCTGGGCCGGCATCGACGCGGCGCACAAGGAAATCACCGACGGCGTGGCGAACTTCAAGAAGTAA
- a CDS encoding aldehyde dehydrogenase family protein, whose protein sequence is MAPQAAHFIAGEWVPPAHGETIPVIDPSDGAPFAQLARGGAPDVDAAVRAARAAFEGPWGATGAAERGRVLYRLAQRVAEEREALARIEARDTGKPLSQARADAAALARYFEFYAGAADKLHGETLPYQPGYTVLTIREPHGVTGHIIPWNYPMQIFGRSVGAALAAGNACVVKPAEDACLSLLRVAALAAEAGLPAGALNLVTGYGHEAGAALARHPGVDHLSFTGSPDTGRLVAQMAAEHHVPVTLELGGKSPQIVFADADLDAALPVLVGAIVQNSGQTCSAGSRVLIEHAIYEPLVDRLATAFNALRVGPSQADLDCGPLINAKQQQRVWDFLSDAQHDGIAMAAHGEVVPEAPETGFYQAPALLRDVPPSHRLAQEEVFGPVLAALRFRDEEEALALANGTPYGLVAGVWTRDGARQLRIARRVRAGQVFVNNYGAGGGVELPFGGVGRSGHGREKGFEALYGFTVLKTIALKHG, encoded by the coding sequence ATGGCACCCCAGGCGGCACACTTCATCGCGGGCGAGTGGGTCCCGCCCGCGCACGGCGAAACGATCCCCGTGATTGATCCATCCGACGGCGCGCCGTTCGCGCAGCTCGCGCGCGGCGGCGCCCCCGACGTCGACGCCGCGGTGCGCGCCGCCCGCGCCGCCTTCGAGGGTCCGTGGGGCGCGACGGGCGCGGCCGAACGCGGGCGCGTGCTGTACCGGCTCGCACAGCGGGTCGCCGAGGAACGCGAGGCGCTCGCCCGGATCGAGGCGCGCGACACCGGCAAGCCGCTGAGCCAGGCCCGCGCGGACGCCGCCGCGCTGGCCCGCTACTTCGAGTTCTACGCCGGCGCGGCCGACAAGCTGCACGGCGAAACGCTGCCCTACCAGCCCGGTTACACCGTGCTGACGATCCGCGAGCCGCACGGCGTGACCGGCCATATCATCCCGTGGAACTATCCGATGCAGATCTTCGGCCGCAGCGTCGGCGCCGCGCTCGCGGCGGGCAACGCGTGCGTGGTGAAGCCCGCCGAGGATGCGTGCCTGTCGCTGCTGCGGGTCGCCGCGCTCGCGGCCGAGGCCGGCCTGCCGGCGGGCGCGCTGAATCTCGTGACGGGCTACGGCCACGAGGCGGGCGCGGCGCTCGCGCGCCACCCGGGCGTCGACCACCTCTCGTTCACCGGCTCGCCCGACACCGGCCGGCTCGTCGCGCAGATGGCGGCCGAGCACCACGTGCCCGTCACGCTCGAACTCGGCGGCAAGTCGCCGCAGATCGTGTTCGCCGACGCCGACCTCGACGCCGCCCTGCCGGTGCTCGTCGGCGCGATCGTGCAGAACAGCGGGCAGACCTGTTCGGCGGGCAGCCGGGTGCTGATCGAGCACGCGATCTACGAGCCGCTCGTCGACCGGCTCGCGACCGCCTTCAACGCGCTGCGGGTCGGTCCGAGCCAGGCCGATCTCGACTGCGGGCCGCTGATCAACGCGAAGCAGCAGCAACGCGTGTGGGACTTCCTGTCCGACGCGCAGCACGACGGCATCGCGATGGCCGCGCACGGCGAGGTCGTGCCCGAGGCTCCCGAGACCGGCTTCTACCAGGCGCCCGCGCTGCTGCGCGACGTGCCGCCGAGCCATCGGCTCGCCCAGGAGGAAGTGTTCGGCCCGGTGCTCGCGGCGCTGCGCTTTCGCGACGAGGAGGAAGCGCTCGCGCTCGCCAACGGCACGCCGTACGGGCTGGTCGCGGGCGTGTGGACGCGCGACGGCGCGCGCCAGCTGCGCATCGCGCGCCGCGTGCGCGCAGGCCAGGTGTTCGTCAACAACTACGGCGCGGGCGGCGGCGTCGAGCTGCCGTTCGGCGGCGTCGGCCGCTCCGGGCACGGCCGCGAGAAGGGCTTCGAGGCGCTGTACGGCTTCACCGTGCTGAAGACCATCGCGCTCAAGCACGGCTAG
- a CDS encoding SDR family oxidoreductase produces MRLNGKTAIVTGGGSGFGEGIAKTYAREGAQVVVNDLNRAAAERVASEIALAGGRAIAAPGDVAREDDWRALLAAALDDFGQVQIVVNNAGTTHRNKPVLDVTEAEYDRVYAVNMKSLFWCVRTLVPYFRGRGGGVFVNIASTAGVRPRPGLVWYNSTKGALITASKTLAAELGPDRIRVNCVNPVLGETSLMTEFMGVPDTPDNRARFLATIPLGRLSTPQDVANAALYLASDEAEFITGVCLEVDGGRCV; encoded by the coding sequence ATGCGCTTGAACGGCAAGACGGCCATCGTCACGGGCGGCGGCTCGGGCTTCGGCGAAGGCATCGCGAAGACGTACGCGCGCGAAGGCGCGCAGGTCGTCGTCAACGATCTGAACCGCGCCGCCGCGGAACGCGTCGCGAGCGAGATCGCGCTCGCGGGCGGCCGCGCGATCGCGGCGCCGGGCGACGTCGCGCGCGAGGACGACTGGCGCGCGCTGCTGGCCGCGGCGCTCGACGATTTCGGCCAGGTGCAGATCGTCGTCAACAACGCCGGCACCACGCATCGCAACAAGCCGGTGCTCGACGTGACCGAGGCCGAGTACGACCGCGTCTACGCGGTCAACATGAAGAGCCTGTTCTGGTGCGTGCGCACCCTCGTCCCCTACTTCCGCGGCCGGGGCGGCGGCGTGTTCGTCAACATCGCGTCGACCGCGGGCGTGCGGCCGCGCCCCGGCCTCGTCTGGTACAACAGCACCAAGGGCGCGCTGATCACCGCGAGCAAGACGCTCGCGGCCGAGCTGGGCCCGGACCGGATCCGCGTCAACTGCGTGAATCCGGTGCTCGGCGAAACCTCGCTGATGACCGAGTTCATGGGCGTCCCCGACACCCCCGACAACCGCGCGCGCTTCCTCGCGACGATTCCGCTCGGCCGCCTGTCGACGCCCCAGGACGTCGCGAACGCCGCGCTCTATCTCGCCTCCGACGAAGCCGAGTTCATCACCGGCGTGTGCCTCGAGGTCGACGGCGGACGCTGCGTGTAA
- a CDS encoding MFS transporter, translating into MASSAPASSAFEEAIYRKVSWRLTPLLLLCYVVAYLDRVNVGFAKLQMAADLNLSDAVYGLGAGIFFFGYFLFEVPSNIILHRVGARLWIARIMITWGIISALMMFVTTPVMFYVMRFLLGVAEAGFFPGVILYLTYWYPAHRRGRMTTFFMTAIALSGVIGGPVSGYILKAFDGANGWHGWQWLFLLEGIPSVLVGLLVLLKLDDRIDGARWLTDEEKALLARNVHAEEAGKQHPSLGAVFATPRVWLMAAIYFSFVMGLYGVGFWLPTIIKSTGVTDSLMIGLLSAIPYAAAVVAMILIARSADRRGERRWHVALPAALGALGLVLSVVWAHQTALAMLGLTLATMGILTTLPLFWSLPTAFLGGAAAAAGIALINSVGNLAGFLSPYLIGWLKQVTASTAAGMYMLAGFMVLGGLLALSVPKALVNR; encoded by the coding sequence ATGGCCAGTTCCGCACCCGCGTCGTCCGCGTTCGAGGAAGCGATCTATCGCAAGGTCTCGTGGCGCCTCACGCCGCTTTTGCTGCTCTGCTACGTGGTCGCCTACCTCGACCGCGTCAACGTCGGCTTCGCGAAGCTGCAGATGGCGGCCGACCTGAACCTGTCGGACGCCGTCTACGGGCTCGGCGCCGGCATCTTCTTCTTCGGCTACTTTCTGTTCGAAGTGCCGAGCAACATCATCCTGCACCGGGTCGGCGCGCGCCTGTGGATCGCGCGCATCATGATCACCTGGGGCATCATCTCGGCGCTGATGATGTTCGTCACGACGCCCGTGATGTTCTACGTGATGCGCTTCCTGCTCGGCGTCGCCGAGGCGGGCTTCTTCCCGGGCGTGATCCTGTACCTCACCTACTGGTATCCGGCCCACCGGCGCGGCCGCATGACCACCTTCTTCATGACGGCGATCGCGCTGTCGGGCGTGATCGGCGGCCCGGTGTCGGGCTACATCCTGAAGGCGTTCGACGGCGCCAACGGCTGGCACGGCTGGCAGTGGCTGTTCCTGCTGGAAGGCATCCCCTCCGTGCTGGTCGGCCTGCTCGTGCTGCTCAAGCTCGACGACCGCATCGACGGCGCGCGCTGGCTCACCGACGAAGAGAAGGCGCTGCTCGCGCGCAACGTCCACGCCGAGGAGGCCGGCAAGCAGCACCCGTCGCTCGGCGCGGTGTTCGCGACCCCGCGCGTGTGGCTGATGGCCGCGATCTATTTCTCGTTCGTGATGGGGCTCTACGGCGTCGGCTTCTGGCTGCCGACCATCATCAAGTCGACGGGCGTCACCGATTCGCTGATGATCGGCCTGCTCTCGGCGATCCCCTACGCGGCCGCGGTGGTCGCGATGATCCTGATCGCGCGCAGCGCCGACCGGCGCGGCGAACGGCGCTGGCACGTCGCGCTGCCGGCCGCGCTCGGCGCGCTCGGGCTCGTGCTCTCGGTCGTGTGGGCGCATCAGACCGCGCTCGCGATGCTCGGCCTCACGCTCGCCACGATGGGCATCCTGACCACGCTGCCGCTGTTCTGGAGCCTGCCCACCGCGTTCCTCGGCGGCGCGGCCGCCGCCGCGGGCATCGCGCTCATCAACTCGGTCGGCAATCTCGCCGGCTTCCTGAGCCCCTATCTGATCGGCTGGCTCAAGCAGGTCACCGCGTCGACCGCGGCGGGGATGTACATGCTCGCCGGCTTCATGGTGCTGGGCGGGCTGCTGGCGCTGTCGGTGCCGAAGGCGCTCGTCAACCGCTGA
- a CDS encoding heme biosynthesis protein HemY yields MSVRGIIWLAVLFAIAAALATVGRFDTGQVLLVYPPYRVDLSLNLFVLGIIVLFIALYALLRIVRNIWRMPQRVAAYRARARNEKAQVALRDAIANLYAGRFTRAEKAARDSLVIDANQGAAGLVGATAAHRMHEYARRDEWLAKVDAPEWQDARLLATADMRADGRDAEGALGALAEMQASGGKRIHAQQVALRAQQQLKNWAEVLKLAKLLEKREALHPAAAVRLRQQAAEHLLRDRRHDPDALLEVWQSLSVAERQSPRLADLAAELMVALERRPEARRIVEDALAHNWDARLLRRYPDTAGADALPLIQKAETWKKDRPEDADLLFALGRLCQQQQLWGKAQSFLEAALKLADSEALKVRTHRALARLFEHLGETDKAAKHYRESALAMTTV; encoded by the coding sequence ATGAGCGTGCGTGGAATCATTTGGCTCGCCGTGCTGTTCGCGATCGCCGCGGCGCTCGCGACGGTGGGGCGTTTCGACACCGGCCAGGTGCTGCTCGTCTATCCGCCGTACCGGGTCGACCTGTCGCTGAACCTGTTCGTGCTCGGCATCATCGTGCTGTTCATCGCGCTGTATGCGCTGCTGCGGATCGTGCGCAACATCTGGCGCATGCCGCAGCGGGTCGCCGCGTATCGGGCGCGCGCGCGCAACGAGAAGGCGCAGGTGGCGCTGCGCGACGCGATCGCGAACCTGTACGCGGGCCGCTTCACGCGCGCCGAGAAGGCCGCGCGCGATTCGCTCGTGATCGATGCGAACCAGGGCGCGGCGGGGCTCGTCGGCGCGACGGCCGCGCACCGCATGCACGAGTACGCGCGGCGCGACGAATGGCTCGCGAAGGTCGACGCGCCGGAATGGCAGGACGCGCGCCTGCTCGCGACGGCCGACATGCGCGCCGACGGCCGCGACGCGGAGGGCGCGCTGGGCGCGCTGGCCGAGATGCAGGCGTCGGGCGGCAAGCGGATCCATGCGCAGCAGGTGGCGCTGCGCGCGCAGCAGCAGTTGAAGAACTGGGCGGAAGTGCTGAAGCTCGCGAAGCTGCTCGAGAAGCGCGAGGCGCTGCATCCGGCCGCGGCCGTGCGGCTGCGCCAGCAGGCGGCCGAACATCTGCTGCGCGACCGCCGGCACGATCCGGACGCGCTGCTCGAAGTCTGGCAGTCGCTGTCGGTCGCCGAGCGCCAGTCGCCGCGCCTCGCCGATCTGGCGGCCGAACTGATGGTCGCGCTCGAGCGCCGCCCGGAAGCGCGCCGGATCGTCGAGGATGCGCTCGCGCACAACTGGGACGCGCGGCTGTTGCGCCGTTATCCGGATACGGCGGGCGCCGACGCGCTGCCGCTGATCCAGAAGGCCGAGACCTGGAAGAAGGACCGCCCGGAAGACGCCGACCTGCTGTTCGCGCTCGGCCGGCTGTGTCAGCAGCAGCAGCTGTGGGGCAAGGCCCAGTCGTTCCTCGAGGCGGCGCTCAAGCTCGCGGACAGCGAGGCGCTCAAGGTGCGCACCCACCGCGCGCTCGCGCGGCTGTTCGAGCATCTCGGCGAGACCGACAAGGCGGCGAAGCACTACCGCGAAAGCGCGCTGGCGATGACGACGGTCTGA